Proteins from one Mucilaginibacter jinjuensis genomic window:
- a CDS encoding helix-turn-helix domain-containing protein, which translates to MKALCDDRTRTVAAHIRKIREDRNYTQDYLAAKLEMSQNAYSKIELGQSNITINRLMCIADILEVDVVNIIRPQMLAV; encoded by the coding sequence ATGAAAGCTTTGTGTGACGATAGAACCAGAACGGTGGCTGCTCATATCCGCAAGATAAGAGAAGACAGGAATTATACGCAGGATTATCTGGCAGCAAAGCTGGAGATGTCGCAAAATGCCTATAGCAAAATTGAACTCGGGCAAAGCAATATTACCATTAACCGTTTAATGTGTATTGCCGATATATTGGAGGTTGATGTGGTAAACATTATCAGGCCCCAAATGCTTGCTGTTTAG
- a CDS encoding PfkB family carbohydrate kinase yields the protein MFDICCIGHITLDKVVTSHSKKYMAGGTSFYFSNAINQMDVSYTLVTAVALSEMHYVKDLRSKGIEVKALPSTYTVYFENTYGIDQDHRTQRVLQEADPFTIEQLKDIEAKIFHLGPLLAGDIPVDLIKDLSTRGQVSLDAQGYLRDVKHQKVHPIDWVAKQEALAYIHTLKVNDHEMEVLTGVKDIKEGAKILADWGVKEVAITLGSKGSVIYADDIFYTIPVCKPLRVVDATGCGDTYMAGYLYKRIKGAGIQEAGEFASAMAGLKIQSSGPFTGTEEDVIAFLNEKKC from the coding sequence ATGTTCGACATTTGCTGCATAGGCCACATCACTCTCGATAAAGTAGTTACCAGCCACTCTAAAAAGTATATGGCAGGCGGCACATCGTTCTACTTTTCGAACGCCATTAACCAGATGGATGTGAGCTATACCCTGGTAACTGCCGTTGCCCTGAGCGAAATGCACTATGTAAAGGACCTGCGATCAAAAGGCATTGAGGTAAAGGCATTACCAAGTACCTATACTGTATATTTCGAAAACACCTACGGCATTGACCAGGATCACCGCACTCAGCGTGTTTTGCAGGAAGCGGATCCCTTTACTATTGAGCAATTAAAAGATATTGAAGCTAAAATATTTCACCTCGGTCCGCTGCTTGCAGGTGACATTCCAGTTGATTTGATTAAAGATCTATCTACCCGTGGCCAGGTATCGTTAGATGCACAAGGTTATTTGCGTGATGTTAAACATCAAAAAGTACACCCTATCGACTGGGTTGCCAAACAAGAAGCCCTTGCCTATATCCACACCTTAAAAGTAAACGACCACGAAATGGAAGTACTTACAGGGGTGAAAGACATCAAAGAAGGTGCAAAAATACTGGCCGACTGGGGCGTTAAAGAAGTAGCCATTACCTTGGGTAGCAAAGGTTCGGTTATTTATGCTGATGATATATTTTATACCATCCCCGTTTGTAAACCATTGAGAGTTGTTGATGCTACCGGTTGCGGCGATACCTATATGGCAGGCTACCTATACAAACGTATTAAAGGAGCAGGCATACAAGAAGCTGGCGAATTTGCGTCGGCTATGGCAGGCTTAAAGATCCAGTCTTCAGGACCGTTTACAGGTACTGAAGAAGACGTGATTGCGTTCTTGAACGAGAAAAAGTGCTAA
- a CDS encoding glycosyltransferase family 4 protein encodes MTHQPSILVTFDSMKNANSGYFYFGKGLGNGLINNNHDRFHLEFYLHQRTAYRFDDKVDILQLSKWHQLYFPNRNKYDLVHITDDMCRLNPAWVNAKKIMTIHDMNRVHVETSTPEEIEKYLQKLRKNIEQVDHIVAISQFVANDIQHYFPQTKDKVTVIYNGADALTVPDGYKPVVAPTKPFLFTIGLLSRQKNFHLLPALLQDNELELVIAGIETPHVNVIIAEAKKFGCLDRLHITGPVSDEAKAWYYQNCTAFLFPSRTEGFGLPVIEAMHFGKPVFLSKYTSLPEVGGDVAYYFDSLEPAAMQQTFKNGMDDFLSRNLSWEIKQQAMKFSWDRAAQQYLQLYEQILSK; translated from the coding sequence GTGACACACCAACCATCGATATTAGTAACTTTTGATTCTATGAAGAATGCCAACAGTGGATACTTCTACTTTGGTAAAGGGTTGGGTAATGGCTTAATTAATAATAATCACGATAGGTTTCATCTCGAATTTTACTTGCATCAAAGGACGGCTTACCGGTTTGATGATAAAGTTGATATTCTGCAACTCTCCAAATGGCATCAGCTTTATTTTCCTAATCGTAATAAATATGATTTAGTACACATTACCGATGATATGTGCCGCTTAAACCCTGCCTGGGTTAACGCGAAGAAGATCATGACCATTCATGATATGAACAGGGTACACGTAGAAACCAGTACGCCGGAAGAGATAGAGAAGTATCTTCAAAAGTTAAGAAAGAATATTGAACAGGTTGATCACATTGTGGCTATATCACAATTTGTGGCTAACGATATCCAACACTATTTCCCCCAAACTAAAGACAAAGTAACTGTAATTTATAATGGCGCGGATGCGTTGACAGTGCCCGATGGTTACAAACCGGTTGTTGCACCAACTAAACCGTTCCTTTTTACAATCGGTCTGCTTTCGCGGCAAAAAAACTTTCACTTATTACCTGCTTTATTACAGGATAACGAATTAGAACTGGTTATTGCCGGGATTGAAACACCACACGTAAATGTGATTATAGCGGAAGCTAAAAAGTTTGGCTGTTTAGACCGGCTTCATATCACCGGCCCGGTATCTGATGAGGCCAAGGCCTGGTATTATCAAAATTGTACTGCTTTTCTATTTCCTTCAAGAACGGAGGGTTTTGGTTTGCCTGTTATTGAGGCCATGCATTTCGGGAAACCGGTATTTCTGTCGAAGTATACCTCCTTGCCCGAGGTTGGTGGAGACGTTGCCTATTATTTCGACAGCTTAGAACCTGCTGCCATGCAGCAAACATTTAAGAATGGTATGGACGATTTTCTCAGCAGAAACCTATCCTGGGAAATCAAACAACAAGCCATGAAATTTTCGTGGGACCGTGCGGCTCAGCAATACCTGCAGCTTTACGAACAAATCTTAAGCAAATAA
- a CDS encoding type IX secretion system membrane protein PorP/SprF: MKRVFNLIIIFSIAANIGLAQQRPQYTQYVFNNYLLNPAVTGIENYTDLKMGYRKQWTGLDGAPTTSYLTFNMPIGNQFLNGDAAGSPAGGTENPMSRSYVQDYQAAAPHHGIGMTIVSDKAGPLTETNIDATYAYHIGLSPKWNMAVGVAAGVSYVGLNTSAITLEVDNDPAITNGIAGQWKPDLGAGIWIYTSNFYVGASAQQLLKSNLYFSTNTSTYNQSQTVPHYFFTSGVKLPVSDDVSFMPSIMLKVINPVPVSYDITGKLAFRDRFWIGGSYRHNDSFSALAGLNISSFINIGYSYDLTTSTLNTVSNGTHEIVIGILLNNRYKVTCPMRTF, from the coding sequence ATGAAGAGAGTTTTTAACCTGATTATAATTTTTTCTATTGCAGCAAATATTGGTTTAGCACAACAGCGCCCGCAGTATACCCAATACGTTTTTAATAACTACCTGCTTAACCCTGCCGTAACTGGTATTGAAAATTATACCGATCTTAAAATGGGTTACCGCAAACAATGGACTGGCCTCGACGGCGCACCAACTACATCATACTTAACCTTTAATATGCCCATCGGCAATCAATTTTTGAATGGTGATGCTGCTGGCTCGCCAGCCGGAGGCACCGAAAACCCTATGAGCCGTTCGTACGTGCAGGATTACCAGGCCGCCGCCCCGCACCACGGTATAGGTATGACGATTGTGAGCGATAAAGCAGGCCCGTTAACCGAAACTAACATTGATGCTACTTATGCTTATCATATCGGCTTAAGCCCAAAATGGAACATGGCGGTAGGTGTTGCGGCTGGTGTTAGTTATGTAGGCTTAAACACATCGGCAATTACGTTGGAGGTTGATAACGACCCGGCCATTACCAACGGTATTGCCGGTCAGTGGAAACCCGACTTGGGCGCCGGGATCTGGATTTATACTTCTAATTTTTATGTGGGCGCATCGGCGCAGCAATTGCTTAAATCAAATTTATATTTCAGCACTAATACATCTACCTATAATCAAAGCCAAACAGTGCCGCATTATTTCTTTACCTCGGGTGTGAAGCTGCCGGTATCTGATGATGTTTCTTTTATGCCCTCGATAATGCTGAAGGTGATTAACCCGGTACCTGTATCCTACGACATTACCGGCAAACTGGCCTTCCGCGACAGGTTCTGGATCGGTGGTTCGTACCGGCACAATGATTCGTTCTCTGCATTGGCAGGTTTAAATATCAGCTCGTTTATTAATATTGGCTACTCGTACGATTTAACTACTTCTACTCTCAACACGGTAAGCAACGGTACGCACGAGATTGTAATTGGCATCTTGCTAAACAACCGCTACAAAGTTACCTGCCCTATGCGGACGTTTTAG
- a CDS encoding MBL fold metallo-hydrolase RNA specificity domain-containing protein codes for MHITFHGAARNVTGSKHMVQLNDGTNILLDCGMFQGLENADDLNGHFGFRPDTVDYMVLSHAHIDHCGLIPRLVAEGFKGPIYCTPPTMNLARILMADSARIQTSDAEYANTYRERKGLPLEEPLYTEEDAMKALGQFKVVEYNEEFEITPRVKVLFTDAGHLLGSAAVHLNILEDGKYTQLTFSGDVGRYGDMILRSPEKFPQADYILLESTYGDSLHKDLKPIENALHDIIQHTCMVRHGKVIIPAFSVGRTQELLYALNALELQGRLPDVPYYVDSPLADQATQVLKEHPEVYNSEVEKVMKVDADPFSFKGLRFTQSTEESIALNNDPRPCVIISSSGMAEAGRVRHHIRNNIDKERNTILIVGYCEPSSLGGHLLRGDKVVNIFHEDYDVKAEVRSIKSMSAHGDYEDLLKFMSCQDPKLVKKVFLVHGEYDVQQHFAKKLQDVGFEQVEIPYQHQRVEI; via the coding sequence ATGCATATTACTTTTCATGGTGCGGCACGCAATGTAACCGGCAGCAAACACATGGTACAATTAAACGATGGCACCAATATATTGCTCGATTGCGGTATGTTTCAGGGACTCGAAAACGCTGATGATTTAAACGGACACTTCGGTTTCCGTCCGGATACGGTTGATTATATGGTTTTATCGCACGCCCACATCGACCATTGCGGCTTAATACCCCGTCTGGTTGCCGAAGGTTTTAAAGGCCCGATTTACTGTACCCCGCCCACCATGAACCTTGCGCGAATCTTGATGGCAGATTCGGCACGTATCCAGACTTCTGATGCCGAGTACGCCAATACTTATCGTGAGCGAAAAGGCCTGCCCTTAGAAGAACCGCTTTATACCGAAGAAGATGCGATGAAGGCACTTGGTCAGTTTAAGGTGGTGGAGTATAATGAAGAGTTTGAGATCACCCCGCGTGTAAAAGTATTATTTACCGATGCCGGGCATTTGCTGGGCAGCGCCGCCGTGCACCTCAATATTCTGGAAGATGGTAAATACACCCAGCTTACCTTTAGCGGTGATGTTGGCCGATATGGCGATATGATATTAAGAAGCCCGGAGAAATTCCCGCAGGCTGATTATATTTTGCTGGAATCAACCTATGGCGATTCGTTGCACAAAGACCTGAAACCTATTGAGAATGCCCTGCACGATATTATCCAACACACTTGCATGGTAAGGCACGGCAAGGTAATTATCCCGGCCTTTAGCGTTGGCCGTACGCAGGAACTATTATATGCCCTTAATGCCCTGGAATTACAAGGCCGCCTACCGGATGTACCTTATTATGTGGATAGCCCGCTGGCCGACCAGGCCACACAGGTATTAAAAGAACACCCCGAAGTTTATAATAGCGAAGTAGAGAAGGTAATGAAGGTAGATGCTGATCCGTTCAGCTTTAAGGGTTTGCGCTTTACCCAATCAACGGAAGAATCTATCGCCTTAAACAATGATCCGCGCCCATGTGTCATTATCTCTTCATCGGGCATGGCCGAGGCAGGCAGGGTGAGGCACCATATCCGTAACAACATCGACAAAGAAAGAAACACCATACTGATTGTAGGTTACTGCGAGCCATCATCACTGGGCGGCCACCTGCTGCGCGGCGATAAAGTGGTTAACATCTTCCATGAAGACTACGATGTGAAAGCCGAAGTACGTTCCATTAAATCAATGAGTGCGCATGGCGATTATGAGGATCTGCTCAAATTCATGTCGTGCCAGGACCCTAAACTGGTAAAGAAAGTATTTTTAGTACATGGCGAATACGATGTACAGCAACACTTCGCCAAAAAACTACAGGATGTTGGGTTTGAACAGGTAGAGATACCGTACCAGCACCAGCGCGTAGAGATTTAG
- a CDS encoding BlaI/MecI/CopY family transcriptional regulator gives MEMKELTRAEEQLMQVLWQLKKAYVKDIIDQLPEPKPAYNTVSTFIRILETKGFVGHTAFGKSHEYHPLISKEQYQNFATDKLLNGYFDNSVKRMFSFFVQKEKIDMKEADEILKLIEKLKDK, from the coding sequence ATGGAAATGAAAGAACTAACACGTGCAGAAGAACAACTGATGCAGGTGCTTTGGCAATTAAAAAAAGCTTACGTAAAGGACATTATCGACCAGTTGCCCGAGCCTAAACCGGCGTACAATACGGTGTCGACTTTTATCCGGATACTGGAAACCAAGGGCTTTGTAGGCCATACCGCCTTTGGTAAAAGCCATGAGTATCATCCGCTCATCAGCAAGGAGCAATACCAGAACTTTGCGACCGATAAATTACTGAACGGCTATTTTGATAATTCGGTAAAACGCATGTTCTCGTTTTTTGTGCAGAAAGAAAAGATTGACATGAAAGAGGCTGATGAGATTTTGAAATTGATTGAAAAGTTGAAAGACAAATAA
- a CDS encoding M56 family metallopeptidase produces MTWWQYLILANVYLILFYGFYALLLRRETFFQLNRFYLVGSAILSFMLPLVQAEWARNLFITQQLKQTIYHLDPVVIYQIPAAPSQHLTVGQVLAIVYVGGIILLASRFILQLMVLRYNIKYNESEDAYSFFKTIKLGETVNSRNVIMAHEEVHARQWHSADVMLIEAIMIINWFNPAVYFYRKAIKHIHEFIADRNALKAGTSKQEYALLLLSETFKTPAHELVNPFFNHSLLKQRILMLQKNNSQRTALLKYGLSAPLFALMLILSSATTRTNLAITIISDKAEQIMMVPAAPPALQNVYTTVTSTATHGKLATGLSVIPEVKDFKPEARPVPSKGIKIDTVKDTRLLTVTASPASFKGGLPEFSKYLGQNIRYPAEWREKHHEARVVVSFFVEKDGSLSDIKPLTELNTIGAQEAVRVISASPKWNPGVQDGATIRSRMIIPISFKLEDDKIAQHTADTMVTRKHDNQMIYVQSNPLQYNSSPSTVFSTVTYTRRQGDTTSKAVYKIQTNSIKVTSSPPLYYLDDKEITLAEMKGVKAENIERINVFKDGDPNIYGERGVNGVILITTKKH; encoded by the coding sequence ATGACCTGGTGGCAATATCTGATACTGGCGAATGTTTACCTGATTTTGTTTTACGGGTTTTATGCCCTGCTGCTTCGCCGCGAAACGTTTTTTCAATTAAACAGGTTTTACCTGGTAGGTTCGGCCATATTATCATTTATGCTGCCTTTGGTACAGGCCGAATGGGCTCGTAACCTGTTTATAACACAGCAGCTTAAACAAACCATTTATCATCTCGATCCGGTGGTAATTTACCAGATCCCTGCAGCACCAAGTCAGCACCTCACCGTTGGGCAGGTATTAGCCATTGTTTACGTAGGCGGTATTATACTACTCGCTTCGCGTTTTATTTTGCAATTAATGGTGTTGCGCTACAATATTAAATATAATGAAAGTGAAGATGCCTACTCTTTTTTTAAAACCATTAAGCTGGGCGAAACCGTTAATAGCCGCAATGTAATTATGGCGCACGAAGAAGTGCATGCCCGGCAATGGCACTCGGCCGATGTAATGTTGATCGAGGCTATTATGATCATCAACTGGTTTAATCCGGCTGTGTATTTCTATCGCAAAGCTATCAAACACATTCATGAGTTTATTGCCGATCGTAATGCCCTGAAAGCCGGTACCAGCAAACAGGAATATGCCCTGCTGTTATTGAGTGAAACCTTTAAAACCCCGGCACACGAGCTGGTTAATCCTTTCTTTAATCACAGCTTGCTGAAGCAACGGATATTGATGCTGCAGAAAAATAACTCGCAGCGTACGGCATTGTTAAAATATGGATTATCGGCGCCATTGTTTGCCTTGATGCTGATATTATCATCAGCTACAACCCGCACCAATTTGGCCATTACTATTATTAGTGATAAAGCAGAGCAAATAATGATGGTACCTGCCGCACCGCCTGCTTTGCAAAATGTGTACACCACGGTTACATCAACTGCTACACATGGCAAATTAGCTACAGGGCTTTCTGTTATACCAGAGGTGAAAGATTTTAAACCGGAAGCGAGGCCGGTTCCATCAAAAGGAATTAAAATTGATACCGTAAAAGATACCCGGTTATTAACGGTGACGGCAAGTCCGGCTTCTTTTAAAGGAGGCTTACCGGAATTCTCAAAGTATCTTGGTCAAAACATCAGGTACCCGGCAGAGTGGCGTGAAAAGCATCATGAGGCCAGGGTAGTTGTGTCGTTTTTTGTTGAAAAAGACGGTTCATTGTCAGATATTAAACCTTTAACAGAGCTAAATACAATTGGCGCCCAGGAGGCTGTACGCGTTATAAGCGCTTCGCCAAAATGGAACCCTGGTGTACAGGATGGTGCCACGATAAGATCGCGGATGATAATACCGATAAGCTTTAAATTGGAAGATGATAAAATAGCACAGCACACTGCTGATACAATGGTAACCCGTAAGCACGATAATCAAATGATCTATGTGCAAAGCAATCCATTACAATATAATAGCAGCCCTTCTACCGTCTTTTCAACCGTAACTTATACGCGCAGGCAGGGTGATACCACATCTAAAGCCGTTTATAAGATACAGACCAACTCTATAAAGGTAACTTCATCACCACCGCTGTATTATCTGGATGATAAGGAAATTACACTTGCCGAGATGAAAGGTGTTAAGGCTGAAAATATTGAACGTATTAACGTGTTTAAAGATGGAGACCCGAATATATACGGCGAACGGGGTGTAAATGGTGTTATTTTAATTACTACTAAAAAGCATTAA